Proteins from a genomic interval of Ictalurus furcatus strain D&B chromosome 2, Billie_1.0, whole genome shotgun sequence:
- the LOC128620194 gene encoding transcriptional protein SWT1-like isoform X4, translating into MCVDVSVEQSSVLNAVSMAEELLTSLRCRSPYSGRVDSALSCLKTLQQRLQPQKSPVDDRSGDTLMADAVQDVAPPLHASHQEVWALFESIWNNVCHVSSAVFSALHFSPGSAGSVEPRSTPPPQDGLSCLHRLNTALEQLLEAFQRSLPWNHTSLPRTCLSASLTRSTGRSSV; encoded by the exons ATGTGTGTAGACGTGTCAGTGGAACAGAGCTCCGTTCTGAACGCGGTTTCCATGGCCGAGGAGCTTCTTACATCGCTGCGCTGCAGGTCTCCATACAGCGGCCGTGTAGACTCGGCCCTCTCCTGCCTCAAGACCTTACAGCAGAGACTGCAG CCTCAGAAATCCCCAGTAGATGACAGAAGTGGTGACACTCTAATGGCCGATGCTGTTCAGGATGTAGCTCCGCCTCTGCATGCTTCTCATCAGGAAGTGTGGGCTTTGTTCGAGAGCATCTGGAACAATGTGTGCCATGTCAG CTCGGCTGTGTTCTCAGCACTGCACTTTTCTCCAGGCTCAGCGGGTTCAGTAGAGCCACGCTCCACGCCGCCTCCCCAGGATGGCCTCAGCTGCCTCCACAGGCTCAATACTGCTCTTGAGCAGCTGCTGGAGGCCTTTCAGAG ATCGCTTCCATGGAACCACACTTCACTGCCAAGGACCTGTTTGAGTGCCTCTCTCACCAGGAGTACAG ggAGAAGCTCTGTATAG
- the LOC128620174 gene encoding junctional adhesion molecule-like isoform X1, with protein sequence MFVSVGCSLSADNLREITRHKGGSVLFPCSCSDLHTKPQKFTWETFRTENLTEVLNDEHYRDRLQLFNHISPANLSLLISDLRDEDQGFYRCSTEKEHRDIKLYVKGCELVKTGVEDVTVFTGESVVLPCVCTDLQDKPKSVKWEFIGINHFQEIYPEQTGRHRNRVKLVSNNTSGNLSLLISDLTEEDQGRYRCSVQDDSRDVRLSVKVGRRETSTHSRKTDTTPPSEPPQSKATNSPPASSSTTLEQDKQQTHSSLPLVFSIVAVLLLVIPGVVAFICWRRKGGRCGENVITEGRPDCKRKQKDQTEPDVTYSTVTHVNTAAAARVQINTGDNTEYASILTN encoded by the exons atgtttgtttctgtaggctgttctctctctgctgATAATCTGAGAGAAATCACACGACACAAAGGTGGTTCAGTGCTGTTCCCCTGCTCCTGCTCTGACCTGCACACCAAACCTCAGAAATTCACCTGGGAGACCTTCAGAACAGAAAATTTGACCGAAGTGTTAAATGATGAACACTACCGTGACAGACTTCagctgtttaatcacatttctccTGCTAATCTGTCTCTGCTAATATCTGACCTGAGAGACGAGGATCAGGGATTCTACAGGTGCAGCACTGAGAAGGAACACAGAGACATCAAGCTTTATGTTAAAG GCTGTGAGCTGGTGAAGACAGGGGTAGAGGACGTGACTGTGTTCACAGGAGAGTCTGTAGTTCTGCCCTGCGTCTGCACTGACCTACAGGACAAACCAAAGTCTGTAAAATGGGAGTTTATTGGAATCAATCACTTTCAGGAAATTTACCCTGAACAGACTGGACGTCACAGAAACAGAGTCAAACTGGTCAGTAACAACACTTCAGGAAACCTCTCTCTACTCATATCAGACCTGACTGAAGAGGACCAGGGACGCTACAGATGTTCTGTACAGGACGATAGCAGAGATGTCAGATTATCTGTTAAAG TAGGAAGAAGAGAAACTTCGACACACTCGAGGAAAACAGACACAACACCTCCATCAGAACCGCCTCAGAGTAAAGCAACAAACTCTCCACCTGCATCATCCTCaacaacactggaacaagataaacagcaaacacacagcagccTCCCTctgg TTTTCAGCATTGTGGCAGTTTTATTGTTGGTGATACCCGGTGTAGTGGCATTTATTTGTTGGAGACGCAAAG GAGGAAGATGTGGAGAGAACGTGATCACTGAAGGACGTCCGGACTGTAAGAGAAAGCAGAAGGATCAG ACTGAACCTGATGTTACTTACTCTACTGTAACCCACGTGAACACAGCCGCAGCAGCACGGGTCCAGATCAACACTGGAGACAACACTGAATATGCCAGCATTCTAACAAACTAA
- the LOC128620194 gene encoding transcriptional protein SWT1-like isoform X2 codes for MAEELLTSLRCRSPYSGRVDSALSCLKTLQQRLQPQKSPVDDRSGDTLMADAVQDVAPPLHASHQEVWALFESIWNNVCHVSSAVFSALHFSPGSAGSVEPRSTPPPQDGLSCLHRLNTALEQLLEAFQRSLPWNHTSLPRTCLSASLTRSTGYLREHTHPICFFCFFFCTVGHCRFNERHINALSKPQFL; via the exons ATGGCCGAGGAGCTTCTTACATCGCTGCGCTGCAGGTCTCCATACAGCGGCCGTGTAGACTCGGCCCTCTCCTGCCTCAAGACCTTACAGCAGAGACTGCAG CCTCAGAAATCCCCAGTAGATGACAGAAGTGGTGACACTCTAATGGCCGATGCTGTTCAGGATGTAGCTCCGCCTCTGCATGCTTCTCATCAGGAAGTGTGGGCTTTGTTCGAGAGCATCTGGAACAATGTGTGCCATGTCAG CTCGGCTGTGTTCTCAGCACTGCACTTTTCTCCAGGCTCAGCGGGTTCAGTAGAGCCACGCTCCACGCCGCCTCCCCAGGATGGCCTCAGCTGCCTCCACAGGCTCAATACTGCTCTTGAGCAGCTGCTGGAGGCCTTTCAGAG ATCGCTTCCATGGAACCACACTTCACTGCCAAGGACCTGTTTGAGTGCCTCTCTCACCAGGAGTACAGGTTACTTACGTGAGCACACACAccccatttgttttttttgtttttttttttgcaccgttGGACACTGTCGTTTCAATGAAAGGCACATCAATGCCCTGTCCAAGCCTCAATTCCTCTAA
- the LOC128620187 gene encoding LOW QUALITY PROTEIN: transcriptional protein SWT1-like (The sequence of the model RefSeq protein was modified relative to this genomic sequence to represent the inferred CDS: inserted 2 bases in 1 codon): MGLQTLSGTLNVITPNRKNFADKLVQAAAIPRKKTRTKKHKKERKKRRSSSSSSEDQGTVDRERHRSSRRDKNKHVSRLVVTTLLLSAQKPVIMIMRQLHVKVEKSYGELTSMDVDPADESDTIALSQKQQQDLLIVLDTNVLLSHLDFVKRIRSHGLGALGFPTLLVPWVVLQELDSLKSRKLSXRPAVDYIYTSLKNQEPHLWSQSMQQVSHAACRLNVEDNDDLVLQCCLHYKTLYPGGTIMLCT; encoded by the exons atgggactacagacgttgtcggggacattaaatgtcatcacgccgaacaggaaaaactttgcagataaactggttcag GCAGCAGCGATTCCCAGAAAAAAGACCAGAACAAAGAAGCataagaaagaacgaaagaaacgCAGATCGTCATCGTCCTCCAGCGAGGATCAG GGGAcagtggacagagagagacacagaagcAGTCGCAGGGACAAAAACAAGCATGTGAGCAG GCTTGTTGTTACGACGCTTCTACTGAGTGCACAGAAACCAGTGATAATGATTATGAG ACAGCTGCACGTGAAGGTGGAGAAGAGTTACGGAGAGCTGACCAGCATGGACGTAGACCCGGCAGACGAGAGCGACACCATTGCACTCA GTCAGAAACAGCAGCAGGACCTCCTCATTGTGCTCGACACCAATGTTCTCCTCAGCCACCTGGACTTTGTGAAGAGGATTAGATCCCATGGACTTGGAG CTCTGGGGTTCCCGACGCTGCTGGTTCCCTGGGTGGTTCTACAAGAGCTGGACTCGTTAAAAAGCAGGAAACTGTC AAGGCCAGCTGTGGACTACATCTACACCTCCCTGAAGAACCAGGAGCCGCATCTCTGGAGCCAGTCCATGCAGCAAGTGTCTCACGCTGCCT GCAGGCTGAACGTGGAGGATAATGACGATCTGGTGCTGCAGTGCTGTCTCCACTACAAGACGTTGTATCCAGGGGGCACTATCATGCTGTGCACGTAA
- the LOC128620194 gene encoding transcriptional protein SWT1-like isoform X3 — protein sequence MCVDVSVEQSSVLNAVSMAEELLTSLRCRSPYSGRVDSALSCLKTLQQRLQPQKSPVDDRSGDTLMADAVQDVAPPLHASHQEVWALFESIWNNVCHVSSAVFSALHFSPGSAGSVEPRSTPPPQDGLSCLHRLNTALEQLLEAFQRSLPWNHTSLPRTCLSASLTRSTGYLRRSSV from the exons ATGTGTGTAGACGTGTCAGTGGAACAGAGCTCCGTTCTGAACGCGGTTTCCATGGCCGAGGAGCTTCTTACATCGCTGCGCTGCAGGTCTCCATACAGCGGCCGTGTAGACTCGGCCCTCTCCTGCCTCAAGACCTTACAGCAGAGACTGCAG CCTCAGAAATCCCCAGTAGATGACAGAAGTGGTGACACTCTAATGGCCGATGCTGTTCAGGATGTAGCTCCGCCTCTGCATGCTTCTCATCAGGAAGTGTGGGCTTTGTTCGAGAGCATCTGGAACAATGTGTGCCATGTCAG CTCGGCTGTGTTCTCAGCACTGCACTTTTCTCCAGGCTCAGCGGGTTCAGTAGAGCCACGCTCCACGCCGCCTCCCCAGGATGGCCTCAGCTGCCTCCACAGGCTCAATACTGCTCTTGAGCAGCTGCTGGAGGCCTTTCAGAG ATCGCTTCCATGGAACCACACTTCACTGCCAAGGACCTGTTTGAGTGCCTCTCTCACCAGGAGTACAGGTTACTTAC ggAGAAGCTCTGTATAG
- the LOC128620174 gene encoding junctional adhesion molecule-like isoform X2, translating into MFVSVGCSLSADNLREITRHKGGSVLFPCSCSDLHTKPQKFTWETFRTENLTEVLNDEHYRDRLQLFNHISPANLSLLISDLRDEDQGFYRCSTEKEHRDIKLYVKGCELVKTGVEDVTVFTGESVVLPCVCTDLQDKPKSVKWEFIGINHFQEIYPEQTGRHRNRVKLVSNNTSGNLSLLISDLTEEDQGRYRCSVQDDSRDVRLSVKGRRETSTHSRKTDTTPPSEPPQSKATNSPPASSSTTLEQDKQQTHSSLPLVFSIVAVLLLVIPGVVAFICWRRKGGRCGENVITEGRPDCKRKQKDQTEPDVTYSTVTHVNTAAAARVQINTGDNTEYASILTN; encoded by the exons atgtttgtttctgtaggctgttctctctctgctgATAATCTGAGAGAAATCACACGACACAAAGGTGGTTCAGTGCTGTTCCCCTGCTCCTGCTCTGACCTGCACACCAAACCTCAGAAATTCACCTGGGAGACCTTCAGAACAGAAAATTTGACCGAAGTGTTAAATGATGAACACTACCGTGACAGACTTCagctgtttaatcacatttctccTGCTAATCTGTCTCTGCTAATATCTGACCTGAGAGACGAGGATCAGGGATTCTACAGGTGCAGCACTGAGAAGGAACACAGAGACATCAAGCTTTATGTTAAAG GCTGTGAGCTGGTGAAGACAGGGGTAGAGGACGTGACTGTGTTCACAGGAGAGTCTGTAGTTCTGCCCTGCGTCTGCACTGACCTACAGGACAAACCAAAGTCTGTAAAATGGGAGTTTATTGGAATCAATCACTTTCAGGAAATTTACCCTGAACAGACTGGACGTCACAGAAACAGAGTCAAACTGGTCAGTAACAACACTTCAGGAAACCTCTCTCTACTCATATCAGACCTGACTGAAGAGGACCAGGGACGCTACAGATGTTCTGTACAGGACGATAGCAGAGATGTCAGATTATCTGTTAAAG GAAGAAGAGAAACTTCGACACACTCGAGGAAAACAGACACAACACCTCCATCAGAACCGCCTCAGAGTAAAGCAACAAACTCTCCACCTGCATCATCCTCaacaacactggaacaagataaacagcaaacacacagcagccTCCCTctgg TTTTCAGCATTGTGGCAGTTTTATTGTTGGTGATACCCGGTGTAGTGGCATTTATTTGTTGGAGACGCAAAG GAGGAAGATGTGGAGAGAACGTGATCACTGAAGGACGTCCGGACTGTAAGAGAAAGCAGAAGGATCAG ACTGAACCTGATGTTACTTACTCTACTGTAACCCACGTGAACACAGCCGCAGCAGCACGGGTCCAGATCAACACTGGAGACAACACTGAATATGCCAGCATTCTAACAAACTAA
- the LOC128620194 gene encoding transcriptional protein SWT1-like isoform X1: MCVDVSVEQSSVLNAVSMAEELLTSLRCRSPYSGRVDSALSCLKTLQQRLQPQKSPVDDRSGDTLMADAVQDVAPPLHASHQEVWALFESIWNNVCHVSSAVFSALHFSPGSAGSVEPRSTPPPQDGLSCLHRLNTALEQLLEAFQRSLPWNHTSLPRTCLSASLTRSTGYLREHTHPICFFCFFFCTVGHCRFNERHINALSKPQFL; the protein is encoded by the exons ATGTGTGTAGACGTGTCAGTGGAACAGAGCTCCGTTCTGAACGCGGTTTCCATGGCCGAGGAGCTTCTTACATCGCTGCGCTGCAGGTCTCCATACAGCGGCCGTGTAGACTCGGCCCTCTCCTGCCTCAAGACCTTACAGCAGAGACTGCAG CCTCAGAAATCCCCAGTAGATGACAGAAGTGGTGACACTCTAATGGCCGATGCTGTTCAGGATGTAGCTCCGCCTCTGCATGCTTCTCATCAGGAAGTGTGGGCTTTGTTCGAGAGCATCTGGAACAATGTGTGCCATGTCAG CTCGGCTGTGTTCTCAGCACTGCACTTTTCTCCAGGCTCAGCGGGTTCAGTAGAGCCACGCTCCACGCCGCCTCCCCAGGATGGCCTCAGCTGCCTCCACAGGCTCAATACTGCTCTTGAGCAGCTGCTGGAGGCCTTTCAGAG ATCGCTTCCATGGAACCACACTTCACTGCCAAGGACCTGTTTGAGTGCCTCTCTCACCAGGAGTACAGGTTACTTACGTGAGCACACACAccccatttgttttttttgtttttttttttgcaccgttGGACACTGTCGTTTCAATGAAAGGCACATCAATGCCCTGTCCAAGCCTCAATTCCTCTAA